A single Nicotiana tabacum cultivar K326 chromosome 5, ASM71507v2, whole genome shotgun sequence DNA region contains:
- the LOC107817422 gene encoding lysine histidine transporter-like 2: MEKGGDNEDKRREEEKAIDEWLPITSDRNAKWWYSTMHNVTAMVGAGVLSLPYAMSQMGWLFGVTVLLLSWIITFYTIWQMVEMHEMIPGKRFDRYHELGQYAFGEKLGLWIVVPQQIVVEVSTCIIYMVTGGKSLKKFQEILFPNAKPIKLTYFILIFSSFQFILSHLPNFNSISSVSFVAAILSMTYSAIAWTVSLKESGREVSYGPTSEKTSDNVFMFLSALGNVAFAYAGHNVVLEIQATIPSTEDAPSKKAMWKGVLTAYIIVALCYLPVAFIGYWGFGNGVDDNILLTLHTPTWLIATANIFVVAHVIGSYQVYAMPVFDMIETYAVKSLRYKPSTILRVCVRTVFVAFTLVVGMTIPFFGGLMGFFGGFALAPTSYYLPCIIWLIIKKPRRFGLSWCTNWLCIIVGVLLTLTSPIGGLWSIIKSAKTYRFYT, translated from the exons atggaaAAAGGAGGAGATAATGAAGATAAGAGGAGGGAGGAGGAGAAAGCAATAGATGAATGGCTACCGATAACCTCGGACCGGAATGCAAAATGGTGGTATTCAACCATGCACAATGTTACTGCCATGGTTGGTGCTGGTGTTCTTAGTCTACCTTATGCCATGTCTCAGATGGGATGG TTATTTGGTGTAACGGTATTGTTACTGTCATGGATTATAACATTCTACACAATCTGGCAAATGGTGGAAATGCATGAAATGATACCAGGCAAGAGATTTGACAGGTACCATGAGCTTGGCCAATATGCTTTTGGTGAAAAACTTGGTCTCTGGATTGTTGTACCCCAACAAATTGTAGTTGAAGTTAGCACTTGTATTATTTACATGGTCACTGGTGGCAAATCCTTGAAAAAATTCCAAGAAATCCTTTTCCCAAATGCCAAACCTATCAAACTCACTTATTTCATCTTGATTTTCTCCTCTTTCCAATTTATCCTCTCTCACTTGCCAAATTTCAACTCCATCTCCTCCGTCTCCTTCGTCGCGGCGATTTTGTCCATGACTTACTCAGCTATAGCATGGACTGTTTCACTAAAGGAAAGTGGGAGAGAAGTTAGTTATGGTCCAACAAGTGAAAAAACATCAGATAATGTGTTTATGTTTCTGAGTGCATTAGGAAATGTAGCATTTGCATATGCTGGACATAATGTAGTACTTGAAATTCAAGCAACAATTCCTTCGACAGAAGATGCACCATCCAAAAAAGCAATGTGGAAAGGTGTATTAACAGCTTATATTATAGTGGCCTTGTGTTATTTGCCTGTGGCTTTCATTGGATATTGGGGTTTTGGTAATGGAGTTGATGATAACATCTTGCTCACACTACATACACCTACATGGCTTATTGCAACTGCTAACATTTTTGTTGTCGCTCATGTCATTGGGAGTTACCAG GTTTATGCAATGCCAGTGTTTGATATGATAGAGACATACGCGGTGAAGTCATTGAGATATAAACCTTCCACTATTCTACGTGTTTGTGTGCGCACGGTTTTTGTCG CATTTACATTGGTGGTGGGCATGACAATACCATTCTTTGGTGGTTTGATGGGATTCTTTGGAGGTTTTGCTCTGGCACCAACCTCATATTAT CTTCCATGCATCATCTGGCTTATTATAAAAAAGCCCAGACGGTTTGGCTTGTCATGGTGTACGAACTGG CTGTGCATCATAGTGGGTGTACTTTTGACTCTTACATCTCCCATTGGTGGATTATGGAGTATCATCAAATCTGCCAAGACTTATCGCTTCTACACCTGA